A stretch of the Metopolophium dirhodum isolate CAU chromosome 8, ASM1992520v1, whole genome shotgun sequence genome encodes the following:
- the LOC132951109 gene encoding uncharacterized protein LOC132951109, which yields MDEDCGSINISPMKRNPRGKFVGSRQKLMIVNLYKTKMAKQDNADGPKLKAKEIIKQISEESGIGQRTVSVTLSEYRNKGSVSSPNKTKIRPTVTEKVDDFDQNAIRKKVHEFWHRREIPTLKKILTTVNEDTTLPNFSETTLRRLLKHLNFEYVRKSRNSALIERIDIVCWRRRYLESIKEYRQLGRPIYYLDETWVNAGETTSKTWVDKTVKSPRDAFLRGLTTGQKEPSGKGKRLIVVHIGSSDGFVVGGLLCFESKKNTDDYHDEMNGDTFYDWFANILPLLRENAVIVMDNASYHSVKKHTFPVRSWKKQDIIDWLTDKGEVIDKPMVKEQLLDRAQILKSQYNEYVIDELAKSANKTVLRLPPYHCELNPIELAWASVKNYVRMNNRTYKINDVKKLLEEGVERVTPDMWKNFVGHIIKVEDKFWEVDFISNELLDAEVTPHVLTITGDTSDSYSDSD from the exons ATGGACGAAGACTGTGGATCCATCAACATTTCACCGATGAAAAGAAATCCTCGTGGAAAA tttgttgGTTCTCGACAGAAATTGATGATCGTAAACCTTTACAAGACTAAAATGGCTAAGCAAGACAATGCAGACGGCCCAAAATTAAAAGCGAAGGAGATTATTAAGCAAATATCCGAAGAGAGTGGTATAGGGCAAAGGACAGTGAGTGTTACTCTATCGGAATACCGAAATAAAGGCAGTGTATCATCACCTAACAAAACCAAAATCCGACCAACTGTTACGGAAAAAGTTGATGATTTTGACCAAAATGCCATTAGGAAAAAAGTACACGAGTTTTGGCACAGGCGAGAAATTCCAActttaaagaaaattttaactACGGTCAACGAAGATACAACATTACCAAATTTTTCCGAAACAACATTACGTAGACTTTTAAAACATCTCAATTTTGAGTATGTTCGAAAATCTCGTAATAGCGCTCTTATTGAACGAATTGATATTGTGTGTTGGCGTCGAAGGTACTTGGAGTCCATAAAAGAATACCGTCAGTTAGGTAGACCCATCTATTATCTGGACGAGACATGGGTGAATGCTGGTGAAACCACATCGAAAACATGGGTCGATAAAACTGTGAAGTCACCACGAGACGCATTCCTAAGAGGATTAACGACTGGACAAAAGGAACCGTCCGGTAAAGGAAAACGTCTCATCGTGGTACACATAGGTTCATCTGACGGCTTTGTTGTTGGtggattattatgttttgaatcgaaaaaaaatacagacGATTACCACGATGAGATGAACGGTGATACCTTTTATGACTGGTTCGCCAACATTTTACCGCTACTTCGTGAAAATGCCGTTATAGTCATGGACAACGCGTCGTATCATTCTGTGAAGAAGCACACGTTTCCAGTAAGATCTTGGAAAAAACAAGACATCATTGATTGGTTGACAGATAAAGGCGAGGTAATAGATAAACCAATGGTCAAGGAACAACTGTTGGATCGAGcgcaaattttaaaatcacagTATAATGAATATGTGATAGACGAATTGGCGAAATCTGCAAATAAAACTGTGTTACGCCTACCCCCGTATCACTGTGAATTAAATCCAATAGAACTTGCGTGGGCGTCGGTGAAAAATTATGTTAGAATGAACAATcgtacttataaaattaatgacgTTAAGAAATTATTAGAAGAAGGAGTCGAACGGGTTACGCCCGATATGTGGAAGAACTTTGTTGGCCATATCATTAAGGTAGAAGATAAATTCTGGGAGGTAGATTTTATATCCAACGAATTGTTAGATGCTGAAGTAACACCACACGTTCTAACAATTACGGGTGACACGTCTGATTCATATTCCGATtccgattaa